A single genomic interval of Flavihumibacter rivuli harbors:
- a CDS encoding DNA-3-methyladenine glycosylase I, translated as MATTYCDVVARMEPGNVHTHYHNHEYGFPIHDDDQLFGRLVLEINQAGLSWTTILIKKDNFFKAYDGFNIRKVSQYGDEKIAALLNDAGIIRNRLKILAAIENARRIIDLQQEFGSFKNWLDHHHPMSKEQWVKLFKKHFKFTGGEIVNEFLMSTGYLPGAHHPGCPIYKKVLATKPAWNHLQ; from the coding sequence ATGGCTACTACCTATTGCGATGTTGTTGCCCGAATGGAGCCCGGCAATGTCCATACCCATTACCACAACCATGAATACGGATTCCCCATCCATGATGATGACCAATTGTTTGGAAGACTGGTGCTGGAGATCAACCAGGCAGGTTTAAGCTGGACCACTATCCTGATCAAGAAGGACAATTTCTTCAAAGCCTATGATGGGTTCAATATCAGGAAAGTGAGCCAATATGGCGACGAAAAGATCGCTGCCTTATTGAATGATGCGGGTATCATCAGGAACAGGCTGAAGATCCTTGCTGCCATTGAAAATGCCAGAAGGATAATAGATCTGCAGCAGGAATTCGGGTCATTCAAGAACTGGCTGGACCATCACCACCCGATGAGCAAGGAACAATGGGTGAAATTGTTCAAAAAGCATTTCAAGTTTACGGGAGGGGAAATTGTCAACGAATTCCTGATGAGTACAGGCTACCTTCCAGGTGCCCACCATCCAGGTTGTCCTATCTACAAAAAAGTACTTGCCACTAAACCGGCATGGAACCATCTTCAATAA
- the mtaB gene encoding tRNA (N(6)-L-threonylcarbamoyladenosine(37)-C(2))-methylthiotransferase MtaB produces the protein MAEKRTVAFHTLGCKLNFSETSALSRMLETEGFEKKSFDDHADVYVINTCSVTDNADKECRQIVRRIQRRAPESMVVITGCYAQLKPKEIAEIPGVDLVLGAAEKFNIAKHLADLTKGDSAKVCSCDIEEVSGFNSSWSINDRTRTFLKVQDGCDYNCSFCTIPMARGKSRSDSIENVVRNARELAANGVKEIVLTGVNLGDFGKGPDGNKRHEENFYDLVKALEEVEGIERYRISSIEPNLLTNDIIAHVANSNKFMPHFHIPLQSGSNRLLALMRRRYKRELYAERVELIRKLMPHCAIGVDVIVGFPGETDEIFKETFDFLHSLDVTYLHVFTYSERANTVALDIKPVVPMNTRHERNKALRNLSYMKQQYFNQQHSGQTRKVLFEGNARQGMMEGYTDNYIKVTTPFREEWVNQIVDWTL, from the coding sequence ATGGCCGAAAAAAGAACAGTTGCCTTTCATACCCTGGGTTGCAAGCTCAACTTCTCTGAAACCTCTGCTCTCAGCAGGATGCTGGAGACCGAAGGTTTTGAGAAGAAGTCGTTTGACGACCATGCAGATGTGTATGTGATCAACACCTGTTCTGTTACGGACAATGCCGACAAGGAATGCCGCCAGATCGTTAGGCGGATCCAGAGAAGGGCACCGGAAAGCATGGTGGTGATAACTGGTTGTTATGCCCAGTTGAAACCAAAAGAGATCGCCGAGATACCGGGAGTTGACCTTGTACTGGGTGCCGCTGAGAAATTCAATATCGCCAAACACCTGGCCGACCTGACCAAGGGCGATAGCGCAAAGGTCTGCAGTTGTGATATTGAGGAAGTATCCGGCTTTAACAGTTCATGGTCCATCAACGATCGGACGAGGACCTTCCTGAAAGTACAGGATGGCTGTGATTACAATTGTTCTTTCTGTACCATTCCCATGGCCCGCGGCAAAAGCAGGAGCGATAGTATTGAGAATGTGGTACGGAATGCCCGTGAACTGGCTGCCAATGGGGTAAAGGAAATAGTGCTTACGGGGGTTAACCTGGGTGATTTTGGAAAAGGGCCAGATGGTAATAAGCGACACGAAGAGAACTTCTATGATCTGGTAAAAGCATTGGAAGAAGTGGAGGGTATCGAACGCTACAGGATATCTTCCATTGAGCCTAACCTGCTGACCAATGATATCATTGCGCATGTGGCTAACAGTAATAAATTCATGCCACATTTCCATATTCCCCTGCAAAGCGGAAGCAACAGGCTTTTAGCGTTGATGCGTCGCCGTTATAAGCGCGAATTATATGCAGAACGTGTGGAATTGATCAGGAAGCTGATGCCACACTGTGCCATCGGTGTGGATGTGATCGTAGGGTTCCCTGGTGAAACAGATGAAATCTTCAAGGAGACCTTCGACTTCCTGCATAGCCTGGATGTTACTTACCTGCATGTTTTTACTTATTCGGAAAGGGCCAATACTGTTGCATTGGACATTAAACCTGTTGTGCCCATGAATACCAGGCACGAACGCAATAAGGCGCTGCGTAACCTCAGCTATATGAAGCAGCAATATTTCAACCAGCAGCATTCCGGCCAGACCAGGAAGGTGTTGTTTGAAGGCAATGCCAGGCAAGGTATGATGGAGGGGTACACTGATAATTATATCAAGGTTACCACTCCATTCCGCGAAGAGTGGGTGAACCAGATCGTCGACTGGACCCTCTGA
- a CDS encoding DUF4258 domain-containing protein encodes MLNRKLLTALGLVLMVVLALWLKSRDGHRQDPNRHSETKSWSGRGLNRHASKLDYTRHALCRMDCRKITKGEVEDILRNGKINYRKSDLEDKPCPTYAVEGYTLKDNQHVRIVFAQCTNHVKVVTCIDLENDFECHCQ; translated from the coding sequence ATGCTAAACCGGAAACTTCTTACAGCTTTAGGACTGGTCCTGATGGTTGTATTGGCGCTATGGCTGAAAAGCAGGGATGGCCACAGGCAGGATCCAAACAGGCATTCCGAAACGAAATCCTGGTCGGGCAGGGGGCTCAACAGGCATGCTTCCAAACTGGATTATACCAGGCACGCGCTCTGCCGAATGGATTGCCGCAAGATCACCAAAGGGGAGGTGGAAGACATCCTCCGGAATGGAAAGATCAATTACCGGAAATCGGACCTGGAGGATAAACCCTGCCCAACCTATGCCGTTGAAGGATATACCCTTAAGGACAACCAGCATGTCCGGATTGTATTTGCACAGTGTACTAACCATGTAAAGGTCGTTACTTGTATCGACCTTGAAAATGATTTTGAATGTCATTGCCAATAA
- a CDS encoding lysophospholipid acyltransferase family protein yields MRWITTPFQVLYSIYAFLVFVLLLLLLMPFFFLASFFGRIKGGNMFYRLCSFWADAWLLLIGIRSNTIHVSTPTEERPCIFVANHISYLDIPMLVKVIREPIRVLGKAEMARIPIFGFVYRNAVVMVDRSSPEKRAKSVDILKKYLGKGISIFIFPEGTFNETDEPLKSFYDGAFRIALETNTPIQPLIFPDTVKRLHYRSVFSFTPGRCRAVFLPMVPAASYEGKSVTELKELVFEEMEQALTRFNK; encoded by the coding sequence ATGAGATGGATCACCACACCCTTCCAGGTTCTCTATAGTATTTATGCCTTCCTGGTATTTGTACTGCTGCTGCTCTTACTGATGCCCTTCTTTTTCCTGGCCTCCTTCTTTGGCAGGATTAAGGGAGGGAATATGTTTTACCGGCTCTGTTCCTTCTGGGCTGATGCCTGGCTGTTGCTCATCGGCATCCGGTCAAATACCATCCACGTCTCCACCCCAACTGAAGAACGACCTTGCATTTTTGTGGCCAACCATATTTCCTATCTCGATATTCCCATGCTGGTAAAAGTGATCCGCGAGCCCATCAGGGTCTTGGGAAAGGCAGAAATGGCCCGCATTCCCATTTTCGGGTTCGTGTACCGCAATGCGGTAGTAATGGTGGACAGGAGTAGCCCGGAAAAAAGGGCAAAGAGCGTGGATATCCTGAAGAAATACCTGGGCAAGGGAATATCCATATTCATTTTTCCTGAAGGCACGTTCAATGAAACGGATGAACCCCTGAAATCCTTTTATGACGGGGCTTTTCGTATTGCCCTTGAAACCAATACGCCTATCCAGCCATTGATTTTCCCCGATACCGTAAAACGCCTGCATTACCGCTCTGTCTTTTCTTTTACGCCCGGTCGTTGCCGTGCTGTATTTTTACCCATGGTTCCTGCAGCCAGCTATGAAGGGAAGTCTGTCACGGAATTGAAGGAATTGGTTTTTGAGGAAATGGAACAAGCATTGACCAGGTTCAATAAATAA
- the priA gene encoding replication restart helicase PriA yields the protein MEQKENTLYSYDENGSTGWYAEVLIPLALPRNFTWAVPADLLELVMPGVRVEVILGKNKKYAGIVKSVHQNKPAAFTPKDILNVLDDQPILYPNQLGLWEWMARYYLCSEGEVMQAALPTHFKLSSETILLFNDEAGDDFSHLDDEEFLVAEALTIRKELKLVEVQQLLDATHVYPVIKRLLDKGICLVWEELKETYKEKKESFVLLHPQYDNEEQLAELLNNWGRAPKQMELLLAFLHLRKTQGQVTQAELLKKADASAAQLKGLVEKGVIQVEKRSVDRIRQLPLQMDIDFVLTIQQEEALEKVRQVFEDKQVCLLHGVTSSGKTQVYIKLMEDLVKQGKQVLYMLPEIALTAQIIRRLQKHFGGYIAIYHSKFNPNERVEIWNKVKSGEVKIIVGARSALFLPFRDLSLVICDEEHDPSFKQQDPAPRYNGRDAAIYLASLYKGRVLLGSATPSLESYYNALQGKYGLVEMTQRYGDLAMPHIELVDTRNIKMPDNSKVIISAPLQEAIESCLVRNKQVILFQNRRGYSPYQVCQVCGWIPHCKHCDVSLTFHKLHNKLVCHYCGTVYPPLHTCEACGNHLFAQQNFGTERIEETLQELFPKARIARMDIDSVKGKNAHDALIQLFEQQRLDILVGTQMVVKGLDFEHVALVGILDADAILGFADFRVNERGFQLMEQVSGRAGRKGEQGRVMIQLKQTNHPVLQFVRQHDYASFAQVELTNRQHFGYPPFTRLIVLQFKHKQQDTVIAAARQMAQWLHPQFGEYLVGPAAPVVNRVRNQYIMELLVKLPKESGLTTHCKEQIHILIAHLHQQPGFKSVVVTPDIDPL from the coding sequence ATGGAGCAAAAGGAAAATACGCTGTATAGTTATGATGAAAATGGTTCCACCGGCTGGTATGCGGAGGTGTTGATCCCGCTTGCCCTGCCGCGGAATTTTACCTGGGCGGTACCTGCAGATCTGCTGGAGTTGGTAATGCCCGGTGTTAGGGTAGAAGTAATATTGGGCAAGAACAAGAAATATGCAGGAATCGTAAAATCCGTCCACCAAAACAAGCCCGCAGCCTTTACACCCAAGGATATTCTTAATGTGTTGGATGACCAGCCCATTCTCTATCCCAACCAATTGGGGTTATGGGAATGGATGGCCCGTTATTACCTCTGTTCCGAAGGGGAAGTGATGCAGGCTGCATTACCTACGCATTTCAAACTCAGCAGCGAAACCATCCTGCTGTTCAATGATGAGGCAGGGGATGATTTTTCCCATCTCGATGATGAGGAGTTCCTGGTGGCGGAAGCACTGACCATCAGGAAGGAATTAAAACTCGTTGAAGTACAACAGCTCCTAGATGCCACGCATGTTTACCCGGTCATCAAGCGCCTCCTCGACAAAGGGATTTGCCTGGTATGGGAGGAATTGAAAGAAACTTATAAAGAGAAGAAGGAAAGCTTTGTCCTGCTGCATCCCCAATACGATAATGAGGAACAATTGGCAGAACTGCTCAATAATTGGGGGCGTGCGCCCAAACAGATGGAATTACTCCTTGCCTTCCTTCACCTGCGCAAAACACAGGGACAGGTTACGCAGGCGGAATTACTGAAGAAAGCAGACGCATCAGCTGCGCAATTGAAAGGCCTGGTGGAAAAAGGGGTGATCCAGGTAGAGAAAAGATCGGTTGACCGGATCAGGCAATTGCCCTTGCAGATGGATATTGATTTTGTGCTGACCATCCAACAGGAAGAAGCCCTTGAAAAGGTCAGGCAGGTTTTTGAAGACAAGCAGGTTTGCCTGTTGCATGGCGTTACTTCAAGTGGCAAGACACAGGTCTACATCAAACTGATGGAGGACCTGGTGAAACAGGGCAAGCAGGTGTTGTATATGCTTCCGGAAATTGCCCTAACGGCCCAGATCATACGAAGATTGCAAAAGCATTTCGGCGGGTATATCGCCATCTACCATTCCAAGTTCAACCCCAATGAACGGGTAGAAATTTGGAACAAAGTGAAATCCGGTGAAGTAAAGATCATCGTAGGAGCCCGTTCTGCCTTATTCCTTCCTTTCCGCGACCTATCACTGGTCATCTGCGATGAGGAGCATGACCCTTCCTTCAAGCAGCAGGATCCTGCACCAAGGTATAATGGGAGGGATGCAGCCATCTACCTGGCCTCCTTATACAAGGGCAGGGTCTTATTGGGCAGTGCCACCCCTTCGCTGGAATCTTACTACAATGCATTGCAGGGAAAATATGGCCTGGTGGAAATGACCCAGCGCTATGGGGACCTGGCCATGCCCCACATTGAACTCGTGGATACCAGGAATATCAAGATGCCGGATAACAGCAAGGTGATCATCTCTGCTCCTTTGCAGGAAGCCATTGAATCCTGCCTGGTAAGGAATAAGCAGGTCATCCTGTTCCAGAACCGAAGAGGGTATTCCCCTTACCAGGTTTGCCAGGTTTGTGGATGGATTCCGCATTGCAAGCATTGCGACGTATCGCTCACCTTCCATAAACTGCATAATAAACTGGTCTGTCATTATTGCGGTACGGTATATCCGCCCTTGCATACCTGTGAGGCCTGTGGGAACCATCTTTTTGCCCAGCAGAATTTTGGGACGGAAAGGATCGAGGAAACCCTTCAGGAATTGTTCCCTAAGGCCAGGATCGCCAGGATGGATATCGACAGCGTCAAGGGAAAGAATGCCCATGATGCCCTGATCCAGTTATTTGAGCAACAGAGGTTGGATATACTGGTAGGTACACAAATGGTGGTGAAAGGACTGGATTTTGAGCATGTGGCATTGGTTGGGATCCTTGATGCTGATGCCATTCTGGGCTTTGCAGATTTCAGGGTGAACGAAAGGGGTTTCCAACTCATGGAACAGGTAAGCGGAAGGGCGGGAAGGAAAGGGGAGCAGGGAAGGGTAATGATCCAGCTAAAGCAAACCAACCATCCGGTTTTACAATTTGTACGGCAACATGATTATGCCAGTTTTGCACAGGTTGAATTAACGAACAGGCAGCATTTTGGTTACCCTCCATTTACCAGGCTGATCGTCCTGCAATTCAAGCATAAACAACAGGACACCGTAATTGCTGCTGCCCGGCAAATGGCACAGTGGCTGCATCCGCAATTCGGGGAATACCTGGTAGGTCCTGCCGCCCCGGTGGTCAACCGGGTACGGAACCAATACATCATGGAGTTGCTGGTAAAATTGCCGAAGGAATCAGGCCTGACCACTCACTGCAAGGAACAGATCCATATACTGATCGCCCATTTGCATCAGCAACCCGGATTCAAATCGGTTGTGGTTACCCCGGATATTGACCCGCTTTGA
- a CDS encoding NAD(P)H-binding protein — MARIATIIGSSGLIGKALLIRCLEDPYYDQVNILVRRQPDINHPKLKVFMMDFADEKSYTSGIAGAESVFVAVGTTMKQVKGDKDAYKKVDHDIAVNAAKVAGEQGVFNYLLVSSVGADASNNNNFYLKLKGIVEENVARHSIPQLHIFRPSLLLGKREEKRLGEGIAQFLAPVFGSLLFGKFSKYKPIKSETVAMAMLAASKLQQRGIFIHHYPEIIQLATRA, encoded by the coding sequence ATGGCCCGTATTGCTACCATCATCGGCTCCTCAGGCCTCATCGGGAAAGCGTTGTTAATACGCTGCCTGGAAGATCCTTATTACGACCAGGTAAACATCCTGGTAAGGAGACAACCTGATATCAACCATCCAAAGCTAAAGGTTTTTATGATGGATTTTGCTGACGAGAAATCCTACACCAGTGGTATAGCAGGGGCTGAATCCGTATTCGTGGCAGTAGGCACAACCATGAAGCAGGTGAAGGGTGATAAGGACGCTTATAAGAAAGTTGACCATGACATTGCGGTCAATGCTGCAAAAGTAGCAGGAGAACAGGGTGTGTTCAACTACCTTTTGGTATCCTCCGTTGGCGCAGATGCTTCCAACAATAACAATTTCTACCTGAAATTAAAGGGTATAGTGGAAGAGAATGTGGCGCGTCATTCCATTCCCCAACTGCATATTTTCCGGCCTTCCCTGTTGTTGGGAAAACGGGAGGAAAAGCGACTGGGGGAAGGGATCGCCCAATTCCTCGCGCCGGTTTTTGGCAGTCTGCTATTCGGCAAGTTCAGTAAATACAAGCCGATCAAATCTGAAACAGTTGCCATGGCCATGTTGGCTGCTTCCAAACTTCAGCAGCGCGGCATATTCATCCATCATTATCCTGAGATCATCCAGCTCGCTACCAGGGCATAA
- the murB gene encoding UDP-N-acetylmuramate dehydrogenase, with protein MKIQENFSLRPYNSFGIDARARYFASFQSVDQLESLQWEMQHHALKDQQYMVLGGGSNILLTGDFNGWVFRNEIEGIEELHEDAEYVYVKAGAGVNWHAFVQYCISKNWGGLENLSLIPGNVGASPMQNIGAYGVELDDVFWDLEAYHWQDKKVHTFTRQDCEFGYRESVFKKRFKGQFVILNVTFQLRKHPVFHTSYGAIQQELEKLGVKELSIQAISQAVINIRSSKLPDPKKIGNAGSFFKNPTIPVEKYHELKELFPEIVGYHLPGDEVKLAAGWLIEQCGWKGYRKGDAGCHSQQALVLVNHGNATGKEILDLSQEIVESVEFKFGVELEKEVNII; from the coding sequence ATGAAAATACAGGAAAATTTTTCCCTTCGGCCATATAACAGTTTTGGCATTGATGCCAGGGCTAGGTATTTCGCCAGTTTCCAGTCGGTGGACCAACTAGAGTCCTTACAGTGGGAAATGCAGCACCATGCATTAAAAGACCAGCAATACATGGTACTGGGAGGGGGTAGTAATATCCTGTTGACCGGTGATTTCAACGGCTGGGTTTTCAGGAATGAGATCGAAGGCATTGAGGAACTGCATGAAGATGCCGAATATGTTTATGTGAAGGCTGGTGCCGGGGTGAACTGGCATGCCTTTGTGCAATACTGTATCAGTAAGAATTGGGGCGGACTGGAAAACCTTTCACTGATTCCCGGTAATGTAGGTGCTTCACCCATGCAAAATATTGGGGCCTACGGGGTGGAACTGGATGATGTTTTCTGGGACCTCGAAGCCTACCACTGGCAAGACAAGAAGGTACATACCTTTACCCGCCAGGATTGTGAATTTGGCTATAGGGAAAGTGTATTCAAGAAAAGGTTTAAGGGGCAGTTCGTGATCCTGAATGTTACGTTCCAATTAAGGAAACACCCTGTCTTCCATACCAGTTATGGCGCTATCCAACAGGAATTGGAGAAGTTGGGTGTAAAGGAACTCAGTATCCAGGCTATTTCCCAGGCGGTGATCAACATCCGCAGTTCAAAATTGCCGGACCCCAAAAAGATCGGTAATGCGGGAAGCTTCTTTAAGAACCCGACCATTCCCGTGGAGAAATACCATGAGCTAAAAGAACTGTTCCCTGAAATCGTTGGCTACCACTTACCCGGAGATGAGGTTAAACTGGCGGCAGGCTGGCTCATTGAACAATGCGGCTGGAAGGGCTATCGTAAGGGTGATGCAGGATGCCACTCCCAGCAGGCCCTGGTGTTGGTGAACCATGGCAATGCAACCGGTAAAGAGATTCTTGACCTTAGCCAGGAGATCGTGGAAAGTGTGGAATTCAAGTTCGGGGTGGAACTAGAAAAAGAAGTTAATATCATTTAA
- a CDS encoding sigma 54-interacting transcriptional regulator: protein MDIKKIKTLGQLKSSGYQSRSVKEEIRQNLLQRLRSGEQCFEGIIGYEDTVIPDTERALLSRHNILFLGLRGQAKTRMARQMVNLLDEYIPIVDGSEINDDPLQPISKHARDLIARHGDETPIHWVHRSERYGEKLATPDVSVADLIGDIDPIKAANLRLSFADEEVIHYGIIPRSNRGIFVINEIPDLQARIQVSLFNILEEGDIQIRGFKLRMPLDILFVFTANPEDYTNRGSIVTPLKDRIESQILTHYPKSLEHALAITEQEAEIPEAQGKLVDISDLVRRLIEQVAFEARNNEYVDKKSGVSARLTISAFENAVSAAERRALLNKEKKTQVWVSDLVGIIPSITGKIELVYEGEQEGPFQVAMNLLDKSIRSQFVQYFPNPDTFKKRRSTGKESMKEEENPYKPVIRWFDNGHAIDLFLSLADKDKQLRLYQVDGLHALVKKYYPKANDQETALLMEFVLHGLAAYSLISKKIIDNKIEFKDLIGSMVNLGNSGMREEDFDSEDFT from the coding sequence ATGGATATCAAAAAAATAAAAACATTAGGCCAGTTAAAATCATCAGGTTATCAATCACGGTCTGTAAAGGAGGAGATCAGGCAAAACCTGCTTCAACGGCTAAGGTCCGGTGAGCAGTGTTTTGAAGGGATCATTGGTTACGAAGACACGGTTATTCCCGATACCGAAAGGGCTTTACTGAGCCGCCATAATATCCTTTTCCTTGGTTTAAGGGGCCAGGCCAAGACCAGGATGGCCAGGCAAATGGTGAACCTGCTGGATGAATATATACCTATCGTGGATGGCAGCGAGATCAATGACGATCCCCTGCAGCCCATTTCCAAACATGCCCGCGACCTGATCGCCAGGCATGGTGATGAAACACCCATCCATTGGGTACACCGCTCCGAGCGTTATGGTGAAAAGCTGGCTACACCAGATGTGAGTGTTGCTGACCTCATAGGTGATATTGACCCCATCAAGGCGGCTAACCTGAGGCTGAGTTTTGCCGATGAGGAAGTGATCCACTATGGTATCATTCCCCGTAGCAACAGGGGTATCTTCGTCATCAACGAGATCCCGGATTTGCAGGCCAGGATCCAGGTGTCCCTTTTCAACATCCTGGAAGAAGGCGATATCCAGATCAGGGGCTTCAAACTAAGGATGCCATTGGATATCCTCTTCGTCTTCACTGCTAACCCCGAAGATTATACGAACCGTGGTTCTATAGTAACCCCCTTGAAGGACAGGATAGAAAGCCAGATCCTCACCCATTATCCCAAATCGCTGGAGCATGCCCTTGCCATCACGGAACAGGAAGCGGAGATACCTGAAGCCCAGGGCAAACTGGTGGACATAAGTGACCTGGTAAGAAGGTTGATCGAACAGGTTGCATTTGAAGCGAGGAATAACGAATATGTAGATAAGAAAAGCGGCGTTTCTGCCCGCCTCACGATCAGTGCCTTTGAGAATGCCGTAAGTGCGGCGGAAAGAAGGGCATTATTGAATAAGGAGAAGAAAACCCAGGTATGGGTGAGCGACCTGGTGGGTATTATTCCTTCCATTACGGGAAAGATTGAATTGGTTTACGAAGGTGAACAGGAAGGCCCCTTCCAGGTAGCCATGAATTTGCTGGACAAATCGATCAGGAGTCAGTTCGTGCAATATTTCCCCAATCCGGATACTTTCAAGAAACGCAGGAGCACGGGTAAAGAATCCATGAAAGAGGAAGAAAACCCCTACAAGCCGGTGATCAGGTGGTTCGATAATGGCCATGCAATCGACCTTTTCCTCTCCCTGGCCGATAAGGACAAGCAATTAAGGCTATACCAGGTAGATGGATTGCATGCACTGGTGAAGAAATATTATCCTAAGGCAAATGATCAGGAAACTGCCTTACTCATGGAGTTTGTCCTGCATGGGTTGGCTGCTTATTCCCTTATCAGCAAAAAGATCATCGATAACAAGATCGAGTTCAAGGACCTGATCGGCTCAATGGTCAACCTTGGTAATTCCGGGATGCGCGAGGAAGATTTTGACAGTGAGGATTTCACCTGA
- a CDS encoding vWA domain-containing protein, giving the protein MKGFHFRGFDPNSEGKTKFDQLLELFIQLLTYTNGDVAEALQWLNNLDREYELTDQEYGMGDFIDDLKEKGYIDENAGSGEIRITPKTEQTIRKRSLEEIFGKLKKSKQGNHNTFKPGMGDEINPETRPFQFGDMLEQIDFTESIRNAQINHGIDAFTMREDDLQIRETDFKAQTSTVLMIDISHSMILYGEDRITPAKKVAMALSELITTKYPKDTLDIVVFGNDAWPVEIKDLPYLQVGPYHTNTVAGLELAMDILRRRRNPNKQIFMITDGKPTCLKVGKRYYKNSFGLDRKITTRCLNLAAQCKKLKIPITTFMIASDPYLQRFVNEFTETNQGKAFFASLDHLGAFIFRDFESGKRKTFY; this is encoded by the coding sequence ATGAAGGGATTTCATTTCAGGGGATTTGACCCCAATAGTGAAGGGAAGACGAAATTTGACCAGTTGCTGGAATTGTTCATCCAACTGTTGACCTATACCAATGGCGATGTGGCCGAAGCTTTGCAATGGCTGAATAACCTTGATCGTGAATATGAACTCACGGACCAGGAGTATGGTATGGGTGATTTCATTGATGACCTCAAAGAGAAAGGGTATATTGATGAAAATGCCGGAAGCGGTGAGATCAGGATTACCCCCAAGACAGAACAGACCATCCGCAAACGATCACTGGAAGAGATCTTCGGCAAACTGAAGAAGAGCAAGCAAGGCAACCACAATACCTTCAAGCCCGGCATGGGCGATGAGATCAATCCGGAAACAAGGCCTTTCCAGTTTGGTGATATGCTGGAACAGATCGATTTTACAGAAAGCATCCGCAATGCGCAGATCAACCATGGCATCGATGCCTTTACCATGAGGGAAGACGATCTTCAGATCCGGGAAACGGACTTCAAGGCCCAAACATCAACGGTATTGATGATCGATATTTCACATTCCATGATCCTTTATGGGGAGGACAGGATCACCCCGGCCAAGAAGGTAGCCATGGCCCTCAGCGAATTGATCACCACCAAATACCCGAAGGACACCCTCGATATTGTAGTGTTTGGTAATGATGCCTGGCCCGTGGAGATCAAGGACCTGCCCTATTTACAGGTAGGCCCTTACCATACCAATACGGTAGCCGGTCTCGAATTAGCCATGGATATCCTTAGAAGAAGACGGAATCCCAACAAACAGATCTTTATGATCACCGATGGGAAACCTACCTGCCTGAAGGTAGGCAAGCGATATTACAAGAATAGTTTTGGCCTGGACAGGAAGATCACTACCCGGTGCCTGAACCTTGCAGCACAGTGCAAGAAGCTGAAGATCCCGATCACCACTTTCATGATCGCTTCAGATCCCTACCTGCAACGTTTTGTAAATGAGTTCACCGAAACCAACCAGGGCAAGGCATTCTTTGCCTCACTGGACCATTTAGGTGCTTTTATCTTCAGGGATTTCGAAAGTGGCAAAAGAAAGACCTTTTATTGA